One part of the Marinobacter sp. MDS2 genome encodes these proteins:
- the hisD gene encoding histidinol dehydrogenase: protein MTDKITRLNTTQGDFDSALAQLLAWDDSVDHQVNESVRHILHEVKTRGDAAVLEFTEKFDRLKVGSMAELEMGQDRLQAALVAIPQDQREALEKAADRVRDYHERQNQQSWQYQDEDGTVLGQKVTPLDRAGLYVPGGKAAYPSSVLMNAIPAKVAGVGELIMVVPTPDGVVNDMVLAAAAIAGVDRVFALGGAQAVGALAYGTETVPAVDKIVGPGNIFVATAKREVFGIVGIDMIAGPSEILVICDGKTDPEWIAMDLFSQAEHDEQAQSILVSPDADFLDAVEASINKLLPTMEREEIIRTSMTGRGALIHVADLKEAAEVSNRIAPEHLELSVEDPQAMLEDIRHAGAIFMGRYTAEALGDYCAGPNHVLPTSGTARFSSPLGVYDFQKRSSLIGFTPEGADRMGRVASVLARGEGLTAHARSAEYRIKD from the coding sequence ATGACCGATAAGATCACCAGACTTAACACCACCCAAGGCGACTTTGACAGTGCGCTGGCCCAGTTGTTGGCGTGGGATGACAGTGTGGATCATCAGGTGAATGAGTCGGTGCGTCATATTCTGCATGAGGTGAAGACCCGCGGCGATGCGGCGGTTTTGGAGTTTACCGAGAAGTTTGACCGTTTGAAGGTCGGCTCTATGGCCGAGCTGGAGATGGGGCAGGATCGTTTGCAGGCCGCTTTGGTGGCGATTCCGCAGGATCAGCGTGAGGCGCTTGAGAAGGCGGCGGATCGGGTTCGGGATTATCACGAGCGGCAGAATCAGCAGTCTTGGCAGTATCAGGATGAAGATGGAACGGTTTTGGGCCAGAAGGTAACGCCACTGGACCGTGCTGGTTTGTACGTGCCGGGTGGTAAGGCTGCGTATCCGTCGTCTGTTTTGATGAACGCGATTCCGGCCAAGGTGGCGGGTGTCGGTGAATTGATAATGGTAGTTCCTACGCCGGATGGTGTGGTGAACGATATGGTACTGGCCGCAGCCGCGATTGCGGGTGTTGACCGTGTATTTGCTCTCGGTGGCGCGCAGGCGGTGGGTGCGTTGGCTTATGGCACGGAGACGGTTCCAGCCGTGGATAAGATTGTTGGGCCGGGGAATATTTTTGTGGCGACCGCCAAGCGTGAAGTGTTCGGTATCGTCGGTATCGACATGATCGCCGGGCCGTCCGAGATTCTGGTGATTTGCGATGGCAAAACCGATCCGGAGTGGATCGCGATGGATTTGTTCTCGCAGGCCGAGCACGACGAGCAAGCGCAAAGCATTCTGGTCAGCCCGGATGCGGATTTTCTTGATGCGGTTGAAGCGAGTATCAACAAACTTCTGCCCACGATGGAGCGTGAAGAGATCATTCGCACATCCATGACTGGCCGTGGTGCGCTGATCCACGTGGCTGATCTGAAAGAAGCCGCGGAAGTTTCTAACCGCATCGCTCCGGAGCATTTGGAGCTGTCAGTAGAAGACCCACAAGCCATGCTGGAAGACATCCGCCACGCCGGCGCGATCTTCATGGGCCGGTACACCGCAGAAGCCCTAGGCGACTACTGCGCCGGCCCGAATCACGTATTGCCTACGAGCGGCACCGCGCGGTTTAGCTCGCCTCTGGGTGTTTACGACTTCCAAAAGCGTTCATCCCTGATCGGTTTTACTCCAGAAGGCGCCGACCGCATGGGGCGTGTGGCCTCTGTTTTGGCGCGCGGGGAAGGGCTGACAGCCCACGCCCGCTCGGCGGAATACCGTATTAAAGACTGA
- a CDS encoding Nif3-like dinuclear metal center hexameric protein has translation MVTRNQILAKINEWLQPENFQDYAPNGLQVEGKEEVRTIVSGVTASQALIDAAVEQNADMILVHHGYFWKGEDQAIRGMKKRRIKQLLDHDINLVAYHLPLDDHPEYGNNRQLANVLGIQNPRPVGGLVWQGELAEPMSPEAFGQHIASALNRPPLHVGEGADLIKTVAWCTGGAQGFITKALELGVDAYISGEISEPTTHTARESGIHYYAAGHHATERYGAKALGEALAKEFGVEHQFIDCDNPV, from the coding sequence ATGGTAACCCGCAACCAGATACTGGCGAAAATAAACGAATGGCTCCAGCCCGAAAACTTCCAAGACTACGCCCCAAACGGCCTACAAGTTGAAGGCAAAGAAGAGGTGCGAACAATCGTCTCAGGCGTAACCGCCTCCCAAGCCCTGATCGACGCCGCCGTTGAACAAAACGCCGACATGATCCTCGTCCACCACGGCTACTTCTGGAAAGGCGAAGACCAAGCCATCCGCGGCATGAAAAAACGCCGCATCAAACAACTCCTCGACCACGACATCAACCTCGTCGCCTACCACCTGCCATTGGACGACCATCCCGAATACGGCAACAACCGCCAATTGGCCAACGTACTCGGCATCCAAAACCCACGCCCGGTAGGTGGCCTGGTCTGGCAAGGCGAACTGGCCGAGCCCATGTCGCCAGAAGCTTTTGGCCAACACATCGCAAGCGCGCTGAACCGACCGCCACTTCACGTAGGCGAGGGCGCAGACCTGATTAAAACCGTCGCCTGGTGCACCGGCGGAGCCCAAGGGTTCATCACCAAAGCGCTAGAGCTCGGTGTCGATGCCTACATCAGCGGCGAAATATCCGAACCAACCACTCACACCGCCCGAGAATCCGGCATCCACTACTACGCCGCCGGTCACCACGCCACAGAACGCTATGGCGCGAAAGCATTGGGTGAAGCGCTAGCGAAAGAATTTGGAGTAGAGCACCAGTTCATCGACTGTGATAACCCGGTGTAA
- the zapE gene encoding cell division protein ZapE yields MTPWQRYQKDLERPDFHKDPAQEDAVRRLQALYDKLVEAESERSKGLKKLRRKLKKGKETPVKGLYFWGGVGRGKTYLMDTFFEALPFDRKMRVHFHRFMQRVHGELRKLKGEKNPLEKVAKTFAGETRVICFDEFFVSDIGDAMILATLMEELFSRGVTLVCTSNIVPDGLYKDGLQRARFLPAIALVKQHTDVVNVDGGVDYRLRTLEQAELYYHPLDEGANASLRESFDALAVEAGKHSKSMEINGRKIPAQAHADDVVWFDFLDVCDGPRSQNDYIEMARQFHAIIVSNVPVMGVEKDDQARRFINMIDEFYDRNVKLIISAEAPITELYSGGSLSFEFERTESRLLEMQSQEYLEAPHKP; encoded by the coding sequence CTGACTCCTTGGCAACGTTACCAAAAGGATCTCGAACGCCCGGATTTTCACAAGGACCCGGCGCAGGAAGACGCCGTTCGCCGCTTACAAGCACTGTACGACAAACTGGTGGAAGCTGAAAGCGAGCGTAGCAAAGGACTCAAAAAATTACGCCGCAAGCTGAAAAAGGGTAAAGAAACACCCGTAAAAGGATTGTACTTCTGGGGCGGAGTCGGTCGCGGTAAAACCTACCTGATGGATACCTTCTTCGAAGCCCTGCCATTCGACCGTAAAATGCGGGTGCACTTTCACCGGTTCATGCAGCGTGTTCATGGTGAGCTTAGAAAACTCAAAGGCGAAAAAAACCCGCTGGAAAAAGTGGCTAAAACCTTCGCCGGCGAAACCCGTGTTATCTGCTTCGACGAATTCTTCGTATCGGACATCGGTGATGCCATGATCCTGGCCACATTGATGGAAGAGTTGTTCAGCCGGGGCGTAACCTTGGTGTGTACGTCAAACATCGTCCCAGACGGCCTCTATAAAGACGGTCTGCAGCGTGCGCGTTTCCTGCCCGCCATCGCACTTGTTAAACAACACACCGACGTCGTCAACGTAGACGGCGGAGTCGATTACCGCTTGCGTACACTGGAACAGGCTGAGTTGTATTATCACCCGTTGGACGAAGGCGCCAATGCCAGCTTGCGGGAAAGCTTCGACGCCTTGGCCGTCGAGGCCGGTAAACACAGTAAGTCCATGGAAATCAACGGCCGGAAGATTCCGGCACAAGCCCACGCCGACGACGTGGTGTGGTTCGATTTTCTGGATGTATGCGACGGCCCCCGCAGCCAGAATGACTACATCGAAATGGCCCGCCAGTTCCATGCGATCATAGTCAGCAACGTACCCGTCATGGGCGTAGAAAAAGACGACCAAGCAAGACGTTTCATCAACATGATCGACGAATTCTACGACCGCAACGTAAAACTCATCATCTCCGCCGAAGCACCGATCACCGAACTCTACTCCGGCGGCAGTCTGAGCTTCGAATTTGAACGTACCGAATCCCGCTTGCTGGAAATGCAATCCCAGGAATACCTGGAAGCACCGCACAAGCCCTAA
- a CDS encoding DUF1329 domain-containing protein — translation MKLNKKLLATGVLAASMFAGQAWGAVSAGEAAKLGDTLTPIGAEKAGNGGAIPAWSGGMTTPPAGYKGDGIYVHPFPDEKPEFVIDQSNVDQYADKLSPGQVAMIRQYADYKIPVYETHRTATYPKDVMDKTVENATKVELIQNGNGLGNYESATPFPVPQNGLEVIWNHITRYRGGSVARNVGQATPTANGAYSIVRFQDEITWNSALKDYKKGQDDNVLFYFKQAITGPARLAGNVLLVHETIDQVKEPRRAWVYNAGQRRVRRAPQVAYDGPGTAADGMRTSDNFDMFNGAPDRYNWELVGKKEMYIPYNSYKLVDRDLSYDDIIKAGHINQDLTRYELHRVWHVRATLKEGERHVYAQRDFYIDEDSWQAAVIDHYDGRGELWRVAEAHTMQFYDKDVPWYAIEVLYDLLSGRYLALGLTNEENNPYTFGAERHSRDYTPAALRRAGTR, via the coding sequence ATGAAACTGAACAAGAAACTTTTAGCTACAGGTGTTCTGGCCGCAAGCATGTTTGCTGGCCAGGCCTGGGGTGCAGTTTCTGCCGGCGAAGCGGCCAAGTTGGGTGATACATTGACCCCGATCGGTGCTGAGAAAGCCGGCAACGGCGGCGCTATTCCGGCCTGGTCCGGTGGCATGACAACACCGCCTGCTGGCTATAAGGGCGACGGCATTTATGTGCACCCGTTCCCGGATGAGAAGCCTGAATTTGTGATTGATCAGAGCAACGTGGATCAGTACGCCGACAAGCTGTCGCCGGGCCAGGTAGCGATGATTCGTCAATACGCCGATTACAAAATTCCGGTGTACGAAACCCATCGAACGGCCACCTATCCGAAAGACGTCATGGATAAAACGGTCGAAAACGCGACCAAGGTAGAACTTATCCAGAACGGTAACGGCCTTGGCAACTATGAAAGCGCTACGCCGTTTCCCGTTCCGCAGAATGGTTTAGAGGTTATCTGGAACCACATCACCCGTTATCGTGGTGGTTCGGTTGCGCGTAATGTAGGGCAGGCAACTCCTACCGCGAATGGTGCCTACTCCATCGTGCGATTCCAGGACGAGATTACCTGGAACAGTGCATTGAAGGATTACAAGAAGGGGCAAGACGACAACGTTCTGTTCTACTTTAAGCAAGCCATTACCGGGCCGGCACGTTTGGCGGGTAACGTACTCCTCGTCCACGAAACCATCGACCAGGTAAAAGAGCCTCGTCGCGCGTGGGTTTACAACGCGGGTCAACGTCGTGTTCGTCGCGCGCCTCAGGTGGCCTACGATGGTCCGGGTACCGCGGCTGATGGTATGCGTACCAGTGACAACTTCGATATGTTCAACGGCGCACCAGACCGTTACAACTGGGAGTTGGTCGGCAAGAAAGAGATGTACATTCCGTACAACTCCTACAAGTTGGTCGATCGTGACCTGAGCTATGATGACATCATCAAGGCCGGTCACATCAACCAGGATCTGACCCGCTATGAATTGCACCGGGTATGGCACGTTCGCGCTACTCTGAAAGAGGGTGAGCGCCACGTTTATGCCCAGCGTGATTTCTACATCGATGAAGATTCCTGGCAGGCAGCCGTGATTGATCACTACGATGGTCGCGGTGAATTGTGGCGTGTAGCTGAAGCGCACACCATGCAGTTCTACGATAAAGACGTGCCTTGGTACGCGATCGAAGTGCTGTACGATTTGCTCTCTGGCCGCTACTTGGCGTTGGGTCTGACCAACGAAGAGAACAACCCTTACACCTTTGGTGCTGAGCGTCATTCCCGTGATTACACACCTGCTGCATTGCGCAGAGCAGGTACGCGTTAA
- a CDS encoding thiolase family protein produces MSQDNVVIVSGVRTPMGGFMGSLAPITAPELGAISIAEAVKRAGLQPADVQEVIMGNVLPAGLKQGPARQAMRKAGLPDSTGATTINKLCGSGMKATMFAHDLIKAGTNDIMVAGGMESMSNAPHILQGARQGYRMGPGPAPQDHMFLDGLEDAETGRLMGSFAQEVADKKGYTREEMDEYAINSLNRAKKAIEDGVLKDEIIPVTVKTRKGEVVVEDDEQPHNANIEKIPSLRPAFAKDGTVTAANASSISDGASALVLMRESEAEKRGLKPLARIVGHTTQSQLPAEFTCAPVGAIEKLFAKTGWSKDDVDLFEINEAFAMVAMMPIKELGLDPEKVNVHGGACAQGHPVGSTGSRLLVTLMYALQRYGKKKGVAALCIGGGEATAMAIEMI; encoded by the coding sequence ATGAGCCAAGACAACGTCGTTATCGTCAGCGGTGTACGCACCCCCATGGGCGGATTCATGGGCAGCCTAGCCCCCATCACAGCCCCTGAGCTGGGCGCCATCTCGATCGCAGAAGCCGTCAAGCGTGCAGGTCTGCAGCCGGCTGACGTGCAAGAAGTCATCATGGGCAACGTACTGCCGGCAGGTCTTAAGCAGGGTCCTGCACGCCAAGCCATGCGTAAAGCCGGCCTGCCAGACAGCACTGGCGCCACCACCATCAACAAGCTGTGCGGCTCCGGCATGAAAGCCACCATGTTCGCCCACGACCTGATCAAAGCAGGCACCAACGACATCATGGTTGCTGGCGGCATGGAAAGCATGTCCAACGCCCCGCACATCCTCCAAGGCGCCCGCCAAGGCTACCGCATGGGCCCCGGCCCCGCACCGCAAGATCACATGTTCCTGGATGGTCTCGAAGACGCTGAAACCGGTCGCCTGATGGGCTCCTTCGCGCAGGAAGTGGCGGACAAAAAAGGCTACACCCGCGAAGAGATGGACGAATACGCCATCAACTCCCTGAACCGCGCGAAAAAAGCCATCGAAGACGGTGTATTGAAGGATGAAATCATCCCGGTAACCGTCAAAACCCGTAAAGGCGAAGTAGTTGTCGAAGACGACGAGCAGCCCCACAACGCCAACATCGAAAAAATCCCAAGCCTGCGCCCTGCGTTTGCCAAAGACGGCACCGTAACCGCCGCCAACGCCTCGTCAATCTCCGACGGAGCCTCTGCACTGGTTCTGATGCGCGAATCCGAAGCCGAAAAACGCGGCCTCAAACCACTCGCCCGCATCGTTGGCCACACCACCCAATCGCAGCTACCGGCCGAGTTCACCTGTGCACCGGTTGGCGCGATCGAGAAACTGTTCGCGAAAACCGGTTGGAGCAAGGATGACGTTGACCTGTTTGAAATCAACGAAGCCTTCGCCATGGTCGCCATGATGCCCATCAAAGAGCTGGGCCTCGACCCTGAAAAAGTAAACGTCCACGGCGGCGCCTGCGCTCAAGGGCACCCGGTTGGCTCCACAGGTTCCCGCCTGCTGGTTACTTTGATGTATGCCCTGCAGCGCTACGGCAAAAAGAAAGGCGTAGCGGCCCTGTGCATCGGCGGTGGCGAAGCCACGGCTATGGCGATTGAGATGATCTAA
- the hisC gene encoding histidinol-phosphate transaminase yields MSKYWSSLVSELQPYVPGEQPKMANLIKLNTNENPFGPSPKVISAIKSELNDNLRLYPDPEGHALKEAIASYYTDFGIEEKQVFVGNGSDEVLAHIFQGLLKQDKPILFPDITYSFYPVYCGLYKVESNIIPLTENFEINPDDYKRDNGGVIFPNPNAPTGRYMGLQHVEAILEANLDSVVVVDEAYIDFGGETAIRLVNQYPNLVVCQTLSKARSLAGLRVGFAVANAELIEGLNRVKDSFNSYPLDRLALAGAVAAFEDRQWFEDSCNGVIREREKVTKGLENLGFEVLPSKANFVFARHPDHKGEEIAAKLREQGIIVRHFNKPRISEFLRISIGTSDQNNALIKGLDFL; encoded by the coding sequence ATGAGTAAATACTGGAGCTCACTAGTCAGCGAGTTACAGCCGTATGTGCCAGGTGAGCAGCCTAAAATGGCCAATTTGATAAAGCTGAACACCAACGAAAACCCCTTCGGGCCATCCCCGAAAGTGATCTCGGCCATTAAATCAGAGCTGAACGACAACCTTCGCCTGTACCCAGACCCCGAAGGCCACGCTCTGAAAGAAGCCATCGCTTCGTACTACACCGATTTCGGCATAGAAGAAAAGCAAGTTTTCGTTGGCAACGGCTCCGACGAAGTGCTGGCCCACATCTTCCAGGGCCTGCTGAAACAAGACAAACCAATCCTGTTCCCGGACATCACCTACAGTTTCTATCCCGTGTACTGCGGTCTGTACAAAGTTGAAAGCAACATCATCCCGTTGACCGAAAACTTTGAAATTAACCCAGATGACTACAAACGCGACAACGGCGGCGTCATCTTCCCGAACCCGAATGCACCCACCGGACGCTACATGGGGCTGCAGCACGTAGAAGCGATTTTGGAAGCCAACCTGGACAGTGTTGTAGTGGTCGACGAAGCCTACATCGACTTCGGTGGTGAAACCGCGATTCGCTTGGTGAACCAATACCCGAACCTGGTTGTCTGCCAAACGTTGTCTAAAGCACGTTCGCTGGCTGGCTTACGGGTCGGTTTCGCCGTAGCTAACGCAGAACTCATTGAAGGATTGAACCGAGTCAAAGACAGCTTCAACTCCTACCCGCTAGACCGACTGGCGCTGGCTGGTGCCGTGGCTGCATTCGAAGACCGCCAATGGTTCGAAGACTCCTGCAACGGTGTTATTCGAGAGCGTGAGAAGGTCACCAAAGGATTGGAAAACCTCGGTTTCGAAGTGCTGCCCTCAAAAGCCAACTTTGTATTCGCCCGCCACCCTGACCACAAAGGCGAAGAAATCGCGGCTAAACTCCGTGAGCAGGGCATCATCGTTCGCCATTTCAACAAACCGCGGATCAGTGAGTTCCTGCGCATCTCAATTGGAACCAGCGATCAAAACAACGCATTGATCAAAGGTTTAGATTTTCTCTAA
- a CDS encoding YhcB family protein, with product MTNLIIAAVVALVVGIIIGVLFGRSGQGASLRQRRAEQKIDELRGEFTRYQAQVNEHFLESAQLLERFNSAYRDVNDHMARGANRLCNDEEWPESLGQDVSGRIEHSDSDSSEPPRDYAPKADPEEKGTLAEDFGLPKGEKRPA from the coding sequence ATGACGAACCTGATTATTGCGGCCGTAGTCGCGCTGGTAGTAGGCATTATCATTGGGGTTCTCTTTGGGCGCTCTGGCCAGGGTGCTTCTTTGCGTCAGCGGAGAGCTGAGCAGAAGATTGATGAGCTTCGGGGTGAGTTTACGCGTTATCAGGCTCAGGTGAATGAGCATTTTCTGGAGTCGGCGCAGTTGTTGGAGCGCTTTAATAGTGCCTATCGTGATGTGAATGATCATATGGCGCGTGGGGCGAATCGTTTGTGTAATGATGAGGAGTGGCCGGAGTCGCTGGGGCAGGATGTGTCTGGGCGAATTGAGCACTCGGATTCTGATTCTTCTGAGCCACCGCGGGATTATGCGCCTAAGGCTGATCCTGAGGAGAAGGGTACGCTTGCTGAGGACTTTGGGTTGCCTAAGGGTGAGAAGCGGCCTGCTTGA
- a CDS encoding DUF1302 domain-containing protein, whose amino-acid sequence MTRKTQPWQRWTKLPLAVAIAAGVSSPAFAISYPLGDAGQVQFNTTLSVGAAWRTEDADKRLLAPHDGRGTASTNNYDDGNRNFDKGDMVSNVVKGNSELFVDYSVDSDYLTRVGALVRGRYWYDFELKDGDRRYVELNDKAKDNASGGEILDAYVFTDWYLGNVPVSARYGKQVLSWGESTYIQGGINTINPVDIPAFRAPGSQLKDALLPVEMFYMSAGVTENVTIEGFVQTDWEKIRTDDCGTFFSSVDFVADGCGPVFLTGALSEAANAVNGFVINREGDQEPDAKDQFGMAVRWYVPELNDSELGFYYIKYHSRLPYISGRTNDPSNGKPYPNYFIEYPEAIDLYGISINTTTPGGWSLGAEYSYRDKMPIQWNAFELIYGGLQEDFSLLYARDKDKIAAENNGNTDGVAVSGNDRYGVSQAQMTLIKFFDQVMGASRMSLVTEIGATYIHDLPGKDEARYGRSGTFGLGATPGSTDCEDNNLNPDNCTNDGFVTSFSWGYRANLAWEYPNAFAGINLTPSVFWAHDVKGYAPQPGGAFNEGSKSIGLSLTGVYQNTITGNIGYTNYFGGKPYNERTDRDFVSASVSYSF is encoded by the coding sequence ATGACAAGAAAAACTCAACCCTGGCAGCGCTGGACCAAGTTACCACTTGCCGTCGCCATCGCAGCCGGCGTCTCCAGCCCGGCCTTTGCTATTTCGTACCCCTTGGGGGATGCCGGGCAAGTCCAGTTTAATACCACGCTGTCAGTTGGGGCTGCATGGCGTACCGAAGATGCTGACAAGCGACTGCTCGCGCCACACGATGGCCGTGGCACAGCATCCACAAACAACTACGATGACGGCAACCGTAACTTCGACAAAGGCGACATGGTCTCCAACGTTGTTAAAGGTAACAGTGAGCTATTCGTGGATTACAGCGTAGACTCCGATTACCTGACCCGAGTAGGTGCATTGGTACGCGGTCGTTATTGGTACGACTTTGAACTCAAAGACGGCGATCGCCGATACGTTGAACTGAACGACAAAGCCAAAGACAACGCATCGGGCGGCGAAATCCTCGATGCTTACGTGTTTACCGATTGGTACCTGGGCAACGTGCCCGTCAGTGCCCGGTACGGCAAACAAGTTCTGAGCTGGGGTGAGAGTACTTACATCCAAGGTGGCATCAACACCATCAACCCGGTTGATATCCCGGCTTTCCGTGCCCCCGGCTCGCAATTGAAAGATGCGCTCTTGCCGGTAGAAATGTTCTACATGTCTGCCGGTGTCACTGAAAACGTGACCATCGAAGGTTTCGTACAAACCGACTGGGAAAAGATCCGTACAGATGATTGTGGGACCTTCTTCTCAAGTGTCGATTTTGTGGCGGATGGCTGTGGCCCAGTATTTTTGACAGGAGCGCTTTCAGAGGCCGCTAATGCGGTGAATGGTTTTGTTATCAATCGTGAAGGCGATCAAGAGCCTGATGCCAAAGATCAGTTCGGTATGGCTGTGCGTTGGTACGTTCCCGAGTTGAACGATTCCGAGCTGGGCTTCTACTACATCAAGTACCATAGCCGGCTGCCGTACATCAGTGGCCGGACCAATGACCCTTCAAACGGTAAACCTTACCCGAACTATTTCATTGAATACCCGGAAGCTATTGATCTGTATGGCATCAGTATCAACACGACAACACCCGGAGGCTGGTCGCTTGGCGCGGAATACAGCTACCGCGACAAAATGCCGATCCAGTGGAACGCATTCGAGCTGATTTACGGCGGACTGCAGGAAGACTTCAGCCTTCTTTACGCTCGGGATAAAGATAAAATCGCGGCCGAAAATAACGGCAATACTGACGGGGTTGCCGTATCCGGTAACGACCGTTACGGCGTATCCCAGGCTCAGATGACGCTGATCAAATTCTTCGATCAGGTTATGGGCGCCAGCCGGATGTCGTTGGTGACTGAAATTGGCGCAACTTACATCCACGATCTGCCGGGTAAGGATGAGGCACGCTACGGTCGCTCGGGAACCTTCGGCCTGGGTGCCACGCCGGGTAGCACTGACTGCGAGGATAACAACCTCAACCCTGACAACTGCACCAACGATGGTTTCGTAACGTCATTCTCCTGGGGTTACCGTGCCAACCTCGCTTGGGAATATCCGAATGCGTTCGCGGGCATCAACTTGACCCCCTCCGTGTTCTGGGCTCATGACGTTAAAGGCTATGCCCCGCAGCCGGGTGGCGCTTTCAATGAAGGAAGCAAGTCGATCGGTTTATCTCTAACGGGCGTATACCAAAACACCATCACCGGCAACATCGGTTACACCAACTACTTCGGTGGCAAGCCTTATAACGAGCGAACCGACCGCGACTTCGTAAGCGCGAGCGTTTCCTACTCATTCTGA
- the hisG gene encoding ATP phosphoribosyltransferase — MTDSITIALSKGRILEETLPLLAEAGIELVDDVKKSRKLVFPTTDPNVRVLILRATDVPTYVQYGGADLGVTGKDVLMEHGGEGLYEPLDLNISRCRLMTAGKKGEQPPAGRIRVATKFVNIARRYYASQGRQADIIKLYGAMELAPILNLADEIVDIVDTGNTLKANGLEARELIDDISTRLVVNRASMKMQHGKINPIIEMMAAAVERRRGSE, encoded by the coding sequence ATGACAGATTCCATCACCATCGCCTTGTCGAAGGGACGAATTCTCGAAGAGACTCTGCCATTGCTGGCGGAAGCCGGCATTGAGCTGGTAGACGACGTGAAAAAGTCCCGCAAGCTGGTGTTCCCCACCACCGATCCGAATGTTCGTGTGCTGATTCTTCGCGCAACGGATGTACCGACGTATGTTCAGTATGGTGGCGCAGACCTTGGCGTGACCGGCAAGGATGTGTTGATGGAGCATGGCGGGGAAGGGTTGTACGAGCCGCTGGATTTGAACATTTCCCGCTGTCGTTTGATGACGGCCGGCAAGAAGGGTGAACAGCCTCCTGCGGGGCGTATTCGGGTGGCGACGAAGTTTGTGAATATTGCCCGTCGCTATTATGCGTCGCAGGGTCGGCAGGCGGATATCATCAAGCTGTATGGTGCGATGGAGCTGGCGCCGATTCTTAACCTGGCCGATGAGATTGTGGATATCGTGGATACCGGCAATACGCTGAAGGCGAATGGCCTTGAGGCGCGGGAGTTGATTGACGATATCAGTACGCGGTTGGTGGTGAACCGGGCGTCGATGAAGATGCAGCATGGGAAGATTAATCCGATCATCGAGATGATGGCGGCTGCTGTGGAGCGTCGTCGCGGTTCGGAGTAA